In Erigeron canadensis isolate Cc75 chromosome 1, C_canadensis_v1, whole genome shotgun sequence, a single window of DNA contains:
- the LOC122604292 gene encoding protein prenyltransferase alpha subunit repeat-containing protein 1: MSGTDQFSSSLLHQLESILESDPFIDEVGFVHPSQFAAISDSSMSLEVPLENEGENDASNMAFWSREHKLGISTHVMQPLYIAAKCAFMSSLEQYRTRISLHKMIVTFDSSSLVSIENDVLKHSKALLLLSCDFGTAWNGRKEVVVKKQDVILYLDELKFSSLVLSYSPKSERAWSHRRWVIKMIAGKYTDLHEVLSSESELAKRIAEKSKMNYRAWNHRCWLVSYMSKSQVVDELVKYRDWAGLHVADNSCFHYRTRLMTRTLEDSWHKEDSKATPAHIPEVSQLWKEELTWSEILLKRYIGREALWLYRRFLSLYWIKHFAGHMGETHVDLFVDSELQLFRSCTTIPDNVFEDFQSQAMFAATYMMWLITQMDEPQSVETRDKVGKELEEVLTKVFPEKAFLWDLVRAKSGGLIGV, from the exons ATGTCAGGAACAGATCAATTCAGTTcatctcttcttcatcaactAGAATCCATCCTCGAATCAGATCCTTTTAT TGATGAAGTGGGGTTTGTGCATCCGTCACAGTTTGCTGCTATTAGTGACTCATCTATGTCATTGGAGGTTCCATTGGAAAATGAGGGTGAGAATGATGCTAGTAATATGGCTTTTTGGAGTAGAGAACACAAGTTAGGGATCTCGACTCACGTGATGCAGCCGTTATACATCGCTGCTAAATGTGCGTTTATGTCTTCACTAGAGCAGTATAGAACGAGGATCAGTTTACACAAGATGATAGTGACCTTTGATTCATCTTCGCTTGTCTCCATTGAAAATGATGTATTGAAGCATAGCAAGGCACTTTTGTTGTTGAGTTGTGATTTTGGAACTGCATGGAATGGCAG GAAGGAAGTTGTTGTAAAAAAGCAGGATGTTATACTATATCTTGATGAGCTCAAGTTTTCAAGTTTGGTTCTTTCATATTCACCAAAAAGTGAGCGTGCTTGGAGCCATAG GCGATGGGTGATCAAGATGATAGCGGGCAAGTATACAGATCTGCATGAGGTTTTGAGTAGTGAATCTGAACTAGCCAAAAGAATAGCAGAG AAGTCAAAGATGAACTACCGTGCATGGAATCATCGTTGTTGGTTAGTTTCATACATGTCTAAAAGTCAG GTAGTTGATGAGTTAGTTAAATATCGTGATTGGGCTGGATTACATGTTGCTGATAACTCTTGCTTTCACTATCGAACG CGGTTAATGACCAGGACATTAGAAGATTCGTGGCATAAAGAAGATTCAAAAGCTACCCCTGCACATATTCCAGAAGTTTCTCAACTTTGGAag GAAGAGCTTACGTGGAGTGAGATTTTACTCAAACGTTACATAGGAAGAGAG GCGTTATGGCTTTATCGTCGTTTCCTATCACTGTACTGGATAAAGCATTTTGCGGGTCATATGGGTGAGACCCACGTGGATCTATTTGTGGATAGTGAATTACAACTCTTCCGTTCATGTACGACCATTCCGGATAATGTTTTTGAGGATTTCCAGTCACAAGCAATGTTCGCTGCTACTTACATGATGTGGTTGATTACG CAAATGGATGAACCTCAAAGTGTGGAGACTCGAGATAAGGTAGGAAAAGAACTAGAAGAAGTATTGACCAAGGTATTCCCTGAAAAGGCTTTTCTTTGGGATCTTGTGAGGGCTAAAAGCGGAGGCCTGATAGGTGTATGA